gtcttgttcatgcctccaatggtttcttccgatcgtgcttgtccttctcaagttcttttgccagatcatctctgttgacgcgaagtctctcatggcgtccttcaatatttctggagttgcgttccaaacttctgggttttctatatccttggcatgaaccatggtcctactgtccttcagttcctgacgaatctccggtatctcggggttttgctcctccagcttggctactttcagcttctgggtcctgagtccTTCATGAAAtacttgtcaaatacggcttcctgcaggtccatcttaacttctgcTCCAGATCCTGgtggtactccgggattcccttaggcaagcactgggttctccaggtgcccgggcaaaccactgggtgctccagggtgccccaaccgatccacccagatgtgtattaaagtacccaccttaagttaaccattaaataataatctcacatctgtcatggatacactcaaacccaatccacgtctacgagcatagcatagcagtataagcataacgtagaagtaactcccaaggtttgaatgcatgacaataggttcctacctcatcaactacttcccaatacccacatgttatcaatcctaaccatgcaatgtttgagggttgaaactaatgcataaaactgggtaataaagggatatgatcaaagtgtgaacttgccttgtactgttgatgaagatgattcacaatCATAACTCCTGAtggttctactcgtcacactccggtcaatctacgtaagcaagcaatagtaaccacacataagcaatcactcaaaagatcggaaaaaacgaagaagacaattcggaaaacatcaaaaccaagcaaataactcttgcaaaataaaaaacaatttctaacagtaccaaaattatgtgaatttgtccttatcagaaagtttaggtcaagagcttaattttgcaaaaagaaacaactcaaacagagttataaaactcaagttacgatcaaacgaagttcaaatacaaatatgtttgaattcaaattttaaaactttcaaaaatatgtttaagttgtgtTACTGGATAGAGGgaatcgtaacgaagaagtgggcgttggtttcgttgaattccgACTAATGAGCAAAGAGTAGTGATCGTtttaagatcagggactaatctataaataaaatattcacggatgggtccctggccgaaatctaaaataaaaagaaaaacctctcgaacaaacgttcgctacagaacctaATCCGACGAATTTCGTTCGCTCCAGAGCCTAAACTAACGAACATTCACTAATTAAACAAAAACGTTTCGAATAATAAAATAAAAACGCGATCTAATCCTAACCGTCGATCTAAGATCGGACGGATGagggcagcgacggcggcggcttcgagcgggcggcggctccggggctCGGCTGCGATGggcggaggcacggggaggcgcgtCACGTCGAGGCGGATGTAGCGGTGGGGTCGGCGGCGCTCGGGGGCGTCGGAACGGAGCGCGGCGGcgggagctccggcgagggcgggaggttgcggtggaggaggaggagaggggagagagggggcgcggtTTCGCCTTTTAAAGGCGGAGGGGGGAAGGCGCTGCTGGGGAAGGGGACGGCcggaggcggggcggcgccggtctccgggaggagtcccggtcggCGACGGGAGGTGGAAGGCGGTGCGGCTACGGGTCGGCTcgggcggctgggcttcggcccagtcggtcggCCCGAAAAGTTTTTTTAAAGCacaacgaaaataaaataaaataacctaGGCACAttttatatcaaaattttcagaaaacgattttctacaacatgaacatttttctagcatcaaataaaatgcacaaaaaaataaataaagcaaatagtgctaatgttgcaataaaacctcataaaatcattttaaaaaaccaaaatgatttcaaatttatttctctccaattttttgttgtagggaatcattttaccctatttttcatatattttagttttggagaaaaataatttgaaaagaacccaaataactccaaattgaaaaataatttcaaaaggattttaaatttgattctttgaaacttccaactcatatttcatatatttttaagaagtcattttatcttctctcatgaaaatcattgagttacttgaagtttctgaatttgaaatagttccaaatgaaattcaaatattaaaaaaaaaccttttcatttatttaaatggaagaagtcatgtcatcttctctctagggttttgtatttgaaaagaatttgaattcacggagatcataaatgcaaaaatatgaaagtttgggaaagtccttttattcactctcatttaactttcgaaaagttttgaatttcactcaccttcagtcaatcaatcacacaacaatcaaaaaaaaaacaatcaaatatatttatttaatataacattccaaaatttagatttttgggatgttacacaactgCGCCGGCCTATTTAGTAGGTTTTGTTCCCTGGTTTTTCCGGTTTCGGGAACCCTCTAGAAGGTTATATGGTtcagttttttttcctttctttctctATATCTTTTTCAGTTTTCCCTTTTTATGAAGAAAAATCAGAAAAACGTTTGAAAATTTCATCTTTTTTAGACAAGTTTgaaaatttcttttttttttgaggaaattgAAAATTTCATGAGAAGTTCGGTTTTGTAAATGCCGAAGAGCAGGAGGACGAGTAACCCGGGCCGACGGTCCAGCCTCCGTAGCAGAAGAAATATGGAGCGTCGTCTCGTCGCCGCTACCCGCTAGATCTCCTCCGTCTAGTCCAAACCCACCgcactccctcccctcccctcccctcagatccacctctcGCCATGGCGGATCTCGCCGCCGCGGCGCCGCGCGCGCCCgccccgccgcagccgccgccggcgGCCAAGGACCTCTTCGGGGAGACGATCGAGGCGCACCCGCCGTGGTTCCGGCCGGAGGCCTTCCTGCGCGCGGGCTTCGACCCGGACGCCTACGTCGCCGAGCTGCGCTCCTACGTGCCCCTCGAGAGCCTCGCCGCCGAGCTGCGCTcccacctcgccgccctccgcgccgagCTCGTCGGCCTCATCAACCGCGACTACGCCGACTTCGTCGGCCTCAGCGCCCGCCTCAAGGgcgtcgacgccgccgccgcccgcatgcGCGCCCCGCTCGCCGACCTCAGGGACAAGGTCGCCGCcttccgcgccgccgcctccgccgccctcgccgccctacGCGCGGGTCTCGAGCAGCGCGCCGCGGCCACGCAGGCGCGCGAGCTCCTCGAGCTGCTCCTCGACACCTCCCACGTCGTCTCCAAGGTATCCGATCTCGGACCTGCTCCCGCTTTGAACAGACGCCAATGTGGCTAATTCACCCCTCTACACTTCAGTTGTCCCTGCATACAGATGCTTCGTCTCATTCACCTCACTACAGTTTCAGCACCTAGTATAAATGATCACATGTCCTTGCGTACATATCATCGGAATTGCGACATATCATGATGCTAGAATAAATGATCATATGTCATTGCATACTTATCCAAATTTGCAATAATATCATAATGCTAGTACAAATGATCATATGCTCATATGTCACTCCATAATTATCATCGGAACACATTGTAATGCTGAGTTTTTTCCATGTGATTAAAAAGATCTCTGCCATTTGAACCTTTGACCATCCAGATTTTTTCTATTAAGCTTGGAACTAAAGCAAGTCTGACAGTAAATGTTTACCAATTTGTTCCTGCCCTAGTTTCATTTTCAGGTAGAGATTCTGTCCATTGTTTTCTGAAATCTAAATGCCAATGTAGCCAGTTCATTAACACCGATGAATCTGACCGCATGACTAAATTACTGACTAAATTTTTATCACTTAGTACAAATGGTAACATGCCACTGCATACTTATCGAAATTTGCGGCGTATCAATGATGCTGAGATTTTCTTCCAATGAAATAACTCCTCTGCCTTGTCATCCGTCGACCGCCCAGAGTTATTTCATCAAAGCAAATTTGATATGTGTTTACCAAATTGCTTTAGCTCATGTCATGTTGTTAATGAAACCTAAAGGTTTGTTTTGTTCATTCAGGTTGAGAAACTGATCAAGGAATTGCCGACAGCACCATCTGATTCATCAGATGTTGAAGATCGTTCAGTTGATAAGGGATACTCCGGCAATGATACTACATCACCAAATGTGGAGGCAGGGACAGATGTCAGAGAAACACAAAGCATTCTGTTAGAAAGAATCGCAAGCGAGATGAACCGACTCAAATTTTACATCAGCCATGCACAGGTTTGTGCCAACAGATACTACTGGTCCTTGCCTCCTTGGGCATCTCTAGCTTCTAATATATAGGGTTTTTCTATGGTTTATGTAAGTTGTCGAACAGAGCCCTAGGAAAATTACAACGTAAAATGTTTACAGATAGTTCACACGAAAATATTTGGTATGCGTGTCACCATTGAAAGGGCAGTATACATTGTCATCATAATATGTGTAATCATGTTTTAATAAAGTACGAGAAATAGCCAGTTGTATTTCATGGCCATGATTAAGTTCATTCACTTCTTGAAGTTTGTGCTAGAACCTTATTTCTAACTGCCAAAGTACCAACCCAATTTTGTATTGGTAGCACTCATTTTATGTCTAACTGGATAcatcatatactccctctgtaaagaaatataagaacgtttagtgatctaaacgctcttatatttctttacggagggagtacattttaatGCAACATATATATGATTCTTATTCTGTTACATTATGGCAGTACAGAACCTTCCTTTTATTGAGAACATGGAGAAGAGGGTCCAAGGTGCTACAAAACTACTTGATGGTAGCTTAGAGCGTTGCTTTGTGGTTGGTCTAGAACATCGGGACGCAAAAGTAATATACAACTGCTTGCGCGCTTATGCTGCCATTGACAACACATCTTCAGCTGAAGAGCTTTTCCGTACAACAGTGGTCTCCCCATTGATTCAGAAAATTGTCCCTCAAAACTATGCAAAAGCTGTTTCTGGGGTATCTTCTGATGACCTGGAGGATGACTATGAGCAGATAATGCAATGTGTAGAAAAAGATTGCAAATTTATTTTGGAAATATCTTCATCAGGTAGCTGTAATCTCTGTTACTTAATATTCTGATGAAGCCTAAATGCATATGGACTTAGATAACATCTTACTGATTTTTGTTTCATTTGCAGCAAACTCTGGACTTCATATTTTTGATTTTCTGGCCAATTCAATACTCAAGGAAGTCCATTCTGCAATCATGAAGGGAAAGCCTGGGGCCTGTTCTCCTGGAAAACCTAAAGACTTCCTGAGAAACTACAAAGCGAGCTTAAAGTTTCTTGACTTTCTTGAAGGTATGCTTAATTATTCTGTCACAAAGTGGTTTGTTTTCTGTGATTTGGTCTGCTAAATCTACTAGAGTACTATGCTTGCCTGCAAAGAGTGCTATTGTATATTTTTGGTACCGTGTGTGTAATGACAATTAAATTGGTCAAATGGAAGGAGTCGTTGCTCTGCTGAGCAAGTAACGTCTCTCGCACCTTGATACGTAATCAAGTGCTATAATCAGCTGGCAACGGTGTTGGCATTGAAGTTTGCATTGTATCCTATTACTTGTTGTGTTACAGAGAGTTGCAGAGCTCAACACATCTCCATTTCTAAGTTCTATGAGGATGATGCTTACAATTATTTGAACTCATGGTTGACCTATTATTTTTTCTGTAGGCTACTGTCCTTCCAAGTCTGCTATAACAAAGTTCCGCTCTGAGCCTGCTTACACAGATTTCATGCGACTGTGGCATGTTAGTGTCTACTTTTCACTGAGGTAAGCATAAATATCTCTGTTAGTGTTATACACGCACTTCAGAACTatgtttctgacttcatttctacTGGTTCAACTACACAAGATTCCAGGAAATTGCTGGTGGTCTTGATGGTGCTCTTACAGCCACAATTAGCCCTGTCGGAGTGAATGAGAACCAAATGAAGCAGAAGACATTATTGTTGAAGCAAAGTATTAAGCTATTAGAAAGCTTGCAGTCCTGCTGGAGTGATGATGTTCTTGTTTTCTCTCACTCTGATAAATTCCTCCGATTGTCCTTGCAACTTATTTCAAGGTATAACTATCACAAATGATATTTTTTTCCTTACTTTTCATGACTTATCATTCGGAGGCTGACCTTTTATTTTCCTCCATGTCCTTGCACAATAAGGTATACAACATGGCTTTCTTCTGGTCTGGCTGCGCGTAATGCTTCTGATGGGAGCACGAGTTCTCCTGCAGATTCTGAGTGGGCACTCTCTGTTCCTGTGGAGGATTTCATATATGTATGTCGCATCTACAGAATAATTTGAAGTCTTACCATGTCATTTCAGTGACCCAGACCTAGCACTTTTTCTCAGTACTGAGTGTTATCATCTTAGCTGTGTACACCATGTGTTACTCTTTTGAGTGTATGCTTTCGTTTCAAGTTAATGGTTTATGATATTAAGTTGACAATAAGGTGATTAGTTGACTCCATGCTAAAGATTTAGTGCTCAAGTCAGTGTGAAGCTGACTGGCTGACTACTTGTACTTTAGCTTACCAGCATCATACATGGTGAGGTCCATATTGACAACTGTGAGGCAATAAAAGGGCAAGGTGCAGCTTTCATGTTGTCTTGGCCCGTCCTTCCGTAGTCCTTGTTACATTGTGAATATGCTATAAAACAATGTTGAGCAGACCACGTAGCAGTTTATAGGATtgacagatttttttttctttggatTAAAGTGTTATGATAATTTGATGTGCAGGTAATGCATGATGTAAATGCTGTAATTGGCGAGCTTTCAGAATCAGGCGACTTTGTGGGACGTGTGAATCAATTGCTAGCATCATGCCCCATTGAAGTACTTACCCTTGTGAAACAAAGTATATTGCAAGCTGTTGAGCCTTTGAAGGAGTTGTTGCCTAGCATAATGGATGTCATGATTGGGGTCATAGTTAAAAGGTCTAATGAGGTGAGTGGACCAATGCCAACAGAAGGGCAATACTATCATCATACATATCTTTTGTTCTGGCATGAAATATTGCTGAATATAGAAGCTAATGTTGCATTTGTAAATAGTTGTATTCAATGGAACATTTAAGACTACGTTGCTCTTGTTCTCTGATTGTAACTACATTTTTTCTGAATTGATTGTAGGATCTGAAACACCTGAAGGGAATAACGGCCACGTATAGGATGACCAATAAACTTCCTGTGAGGCATTCTCCGTATGTATCTGGGATTTTGCATCCACTTAAGGTGAATGAACTTCCATGTTTGGTTTTCTGTTTCCGTTCAACTGACAGCATTTTAGCTTAAAATTTCTGAGTTTATTGTTCTCTTCTGAGCAAGGTCATATTACATCTACTAGTTTTATGGTCTGCATTTGAGTTATGGTCATATGCCTATTTTGTTTGCTGTAATTTATTAGCCCCGTTTCAACTTCTTTAACAGATTCATAGTCTGTTTTCATTCTATGCTATTTCATTATGAGCTTTCCTTTGTGTTCTTAGGTGTTTCTTGAAGGAGATCATGTGCACTATTTATCAGAAGATGATAAAACTAAGCTGCGCCGTGGATCGACAGACAAGATCACGGCAACTTATTATGACATGGTATCTGAAGTAGTCAATGTGGTAAGTATAAGGATTGCCCGCCCGCCTTCGAAATTTTAGTTCTACCTTTCTACCTATGAGTTACTCAGATTGTATCTTTTCAATATGAAGGCAAGGAAAACTGAATCTTCGTTGCAAAGACTGCGCCAAGGACAACAAAAACGAATAGGAGGTAGTACTGATGCCTCAGATAACATCATATCTGACACCGACAAGATCTGCATGCAGCTATTCCTTGATATTCAGGTCCGCTAACTGTCTTTTTACGCTCATTCTCATAAATCTTATAGATCCATCTTTCATCAACTGTTTTTTTTTGGGGGTGTGGCATTCCCCCTTTTGGTTCTTTCTATGTACAATATTCAGTTTCTTCAAACCTGAACTCCGTTTTCTGCATGCGACACTTGAAACATTTGCAATCTCTGctacactacacacacacacacacacacacacacacacacacacacacaaaggatTGTACTTAGGAGAATAGAGAAGATAGCAGACAAAGTGTCGAAGCAGCTTATGTGATTAAACATGTTTAGAAAGTACATGTGTATCAGATGCATTGCGCTGCTGCTGACACATTGTTTCACATGCATTGTTTTGCAGGAATATGCGCGGAACCTTCGCACCCTGGGAATAGATGCGAGAGAAATTGAATCCTACAGATCTCTCTGGCAGTGCGTCGCCCCTAAAGACAAGCAAGATAGCATCCAGTTTTGATGTAAAACACATTGTCAGTACATAGAAAATGTTGCCTATAGGTCCTTGGGATTGCGTAGATATGTCTGGTGTTGTTCATTAGGTTGGAGATTCGTGAGATTTATACGTGGTAGAGCGCTGGACCTTGATCGCTGTCATTGTTTGAATTTACTAGCCGGTCACCTCCAGAATCCAGATTTTACAATGATATATTCAAAACGTGTCATACCTTTTCTCTCTGAATAACCATATGAATTTCACCGGACAATCTGCTCGGCTGTTGTATGATCAGAATATCAACTAGTGTCTGTAAATGCAAGGCCTTTTGATTCTTTTTCATGGCCTTCACTATATCTGTTGGCTTGTGATAAGTTTTACAAATTGTCCTTATTTCCCAATCTGCTTCCCCTTTAATCCAGCAATGAGACAATTGTTGCAAAATTCAGGAAACCAACCACTGATTACAAATGCTCAAAAAAAATGCTGAATCACAGCCTTGCGAATAATTCATGCTCCGATACATGTCTCGCTGTAACATAACATCTCAACAAAACAACAGATTTGGCTACTCATTTCACAAAGATACAATCGCCACAGGTATGTTACAGACAGGGTGGGTGTCACTTCTTGAACCAGCTGAAGCATGAGCAGCCCTGAAAAAGCAGACACGTACCATCTATTAGATGCGATTTATCAACACATTTTCAATGAACCGTACACGACAGAGCTATTGCTACCATAAGCAACTACTCTACTGCATAACACAACCCCTTAACAACCAGAAGTAACATTGCTGGGTTGGTACTTAATATTTTTGCAACTATTCTGCTCAGGAACTGTAGATTGCAATGTTGGACATGAAGCAAGCAATTATCTTAGGTGTCTGTATGCCAACATTTGTGGTGAAACCAACATCAACAAAAACATGGCGGAACTGCTGGGTTTGTACTCAATATTTTGTGACGATTATTCTAAGGAACTGTAGTTTGTACCGCTCAAAGTAACTAGTGCTTAGCCAATTTTCAGTTGTTGTGGAACTAGGCATGGTGGTACAGTCTCTAACAGCGGTGGAGATAAAGCAAGCAGCAATCTTAGGTATCTAGGTGCACTAAGTTATCTTAGGTATCAATGGTGGAAGAATCTTTAGCATGGCAGTGTGATCTCTAAAAGCAGTGGAGATGAAGCAATCAGTTATCTTAGATATCTAGGTGCTCTATATATCTTGATTCTCAGTGGCCAATTCTGCTGATATGAAGCGGCGAAAACTAGTTCTACAAGCAAAATAGGGAATCTTTACTCCACATGTATGATAATAGTTTTGGTGAAACCAGCAGCAGTACACAAAATTAAAGCAGACTCACCGAAGATTCATATCTGTCCCCTTGGTTGTAGCGGTCCTTATATGCGTGGCTGGTACCGACAGTATCCGCGCCGGACTGCTTCTCCTCCCTCACCTTCTCAAATATGTCAGTGAAACCTTCACCAGTCGAAGGATCTTTCTCATCCCAGTCTCCAAACTTTGGAACAGCTGACCCTCTCTCGGGCTGCACGTGCAAAAATCACACAACAGCACTTCAGAAAGTACACGTACCAGCAGTAATACTTATAATGCAATTACATTCTGCTTAATATTTTTTCATTCATAGTCGtatacaaaaaaagaaaagaaatggtTTTCATTTGACTGAGACTCACAGAAGCAGCTAGGACCTTACCGTTTCATCGCCGCGCCCAGTTGGCCTCATCTTGGACCTTCCAGGTGTGGTGGGAGCAGAACCCCTACGATCCGCAATAGGAGATGAAACCCCACCTTTGTCTGCAAGCCTTGCCTGCTGCCGAGGATGGATGGGTGACCTCTCATTGCTTGCTTTCCTCGCAGCACCGTCGTAGTTGGTCTGGTCACCATATCTGTGGTTAGGCGACTCGGCATGCGTTTTCCGGGCAGCGGCCTCGTGCCGACGGAGGTCTTCTCGGGTGGCACGCCTTTCGTCCCGGTTCTTCCGCAGCCCCGGCTCGGACCCCGGCCTCAAGGGAGAGGCCTTGACCGACGGTGGGTCGTTAGAGGGTGCTTGTGCAGCGCCTTCATTGCGATCGTTCTGGTTGACAGGCCTTCCCGGAGATTTGCCCATGCGGGCGTTCTCGAAGTACTGCGTGTAGCCTTGGCCTTCGTCCTCCCAGTTCCCAAATTTAGGAACCCCTTGATGTTGCTGGTACGGTTGAACAAGGAAGCAGCTTGTTAGTGTTAATTAACATGTGATGAGCAGATTAAATTAAGACGCGTAATTTTTTAGGTAATGCACTTGGCATACTAAATGGACTGACCCTAGAAACACAACTGGACAAAGATATATAAGATAATCGTTCAGAGCATACAGAATACAAAATCTAGTAATCCACAATACAAGATGTTGCCACTTGAGCATGTTTTGTTTCATATAACACACACATGAATAAGATGTAGAGGGGAGTTCCATTTGACTAATCATCACTAAAATAAGCATTGCCATTTGACCACGCCTGATAGCATATTGTTTGCTCACTGCAGTCTTATTGTGTCAACTGCAGTTTTGCTCAAGCAAACATATTTTCATCAAATCAAGTAGTAGCAGTACTGTATAAACAACAACTCAGGCAAGCTTTGTCACCAACTTTTCCTTGTACCGCCGGATACGCAACAAGATCACATTTCTGGATGCACAAACAAAAAGACTAGATCTTGGTTGCCATTTTGGTGAAAATGAAAAATCGGCACATTTATTCCATGGAGAACAAATTGATTCCATGCGCAATCTGTCTCCCCACCAGCCAGCCAATCCAGCAAGCAGAACATGACAAGTTGGTCAAACCTAGCTagcaccggggaagaaaaggaatGGCGTCTCTCCCATCTGAAGCCGATTCCTTGCAAGAAATCCCACATGGCGCCGCCCAAGAATAAGGGGAAGAATCTTCTTCCCTTGCTCGCCTCTCAGGACAGCAGTCAACCCACGGATCCAAGCAAGCAcggccaccccaccccaccccggtGACAGCGCGGCGAGCCGGtcaaccaaccaaccaaccaatGGAGCGAGGACTTACGGCCATTTCCGCCGGAGAAGATCAGCGTCGGCGGCGAGTCCCTCACGCGTCGGTGCGCTCGCCCCTGCCGGCCTCCTGGATGGATGGGATTCAGAGAAGCAACCGGCGCGTCATTCAACGGGATGAGGAGGAAATCGGGCCGGCCAATAGGAGGGCGGCAGCAGGGGGGAGGAGGACCGGGCTAGCGAGACTAGGCGAGGGAGAAAAGGTAGTAGTAgctgggagaggagaggaggggagaagaGTCGTGCTTGTTTGACCATTATGGCGTccgattcttcttcttcttcttcttcttgctgctgGTGGCGCTGCTGCGGCTTCCTGTCGCTTGCCTTCCCCCAGGCCGGCTTCCCCGCCGCCGGATGCGGTGGAGAGTGGaggttgtggtggtggtggtggctccgtGGTGCACGGCTTCTACGGCGGGCCTCTGTTCCTACCTATCGCCTTAATAATACTCTCTCTCGCCTGCTGTGGTGTGCTGGAGgctggagggagggagggagtagTCTCCATCAATCATGGTGTAGATAGCTAGCTACGGACGCCATTACCGCGCAACGCTCTGCCGGTAACCTGTCGTCAACGATACAGTGACACAAGAGTAGACTGGCTCACTGCTTCTTCCTAATACCACCAATGTGGAAAAATAATAATCATATTTACCATTCATGTATCTAGCATCCATGCATGTAGGACTGTTCCCTGACCGTGTGTGTCATCATGTACCGACACGTCCTTTATCCTGAATTTTTGATCCAAAACAAGTACGCCCTTCATATTGTTGGTACACACCAACACATTATGATACACttcgaaggaaaaagaaaaaactcAACGAAACATCATGTAGCACCCTGAAACGAAGACAAGTTACGTTGACTACCAAAAACTCATGGCACGGATCTCAAAGCAACACAGTGGGTGGGCACGGTATACCCCTTTGCAGGGCACAAAATCATTCGCACGCTGATATAGATAGATGTACTTCCTTTTTTGGAAGTTTTCAGGTAAATCGTACTACTGAAAATAGTGTGTAGTGGAGTATATAAATAATTGATCCAATGCTCTGAATTGACCTCTGGGTTTTCTTCGCTAGGACATCTCGGTAATTGGCTGTCAGGGTATATTTGTCCTTTCTTAATGTTATTAATTGTAACGCCTAATAAGAAGTATTGTACTGTCTATTGTACTGTAATGATTAATAATTTAAGTAATCACACCTGAAAAAAATATAATTAATCCCAATCCATGGCCTACTGCATCTTGTGTCGGTTAGTGAATAAATACACATTGGCGTCCACTAGATCTAAGAAAAAATAAATTAGATGATTATGTGCACTCATCTTTTGCCGGTTAGTGAATAAATACACTTTATGAGCTATCAGTAGATCTACATAAAAAATCAATACACTAGTGCATAGATGAAAATCTCAACTGCATATGGAGTAGTACTTCTTAGAGCTGAAAAGCTCAGctcgtagctcgcttcttaatgaacagagccaattACGGATTTCTGCTCGTTAAATTTAATGAGCTTAATGAACGAGCTAACGAGTAGAGCTTAAAATAACAAGCTAATGAGTTTAATGAGCAGCTTGTTAAGCTTGTTAGTACAACACAAAGTGAGCAGCAACAGGTTTTAGCCAAACATACAACACtgcggtcttgtccatcacatcattct
This window of the Triticum aestivum cultivar Chinese Spring chromosome 5D, IWGSC CS RefSeq v2.1, whole genome shotgun sequence genome carries:
- the LOC123123803 gene encoding RPM1-interacting protein 4 isoform X2 encodes the protein MAQHQGVPKFGNWEDEGQGYTQYFENARMGKSPGRPVNQNDRNEGAAQAPSNDPPSVKASPLRPGSEPGLRKNRDERRATREDLRRHEAAARKTHAESPNHRYGDQTNYDGAARKASNERSPIHPRQQARLADKGGVSSPIADRRGSAPTTPGRSKMRPTGRGDETPERGSAVPKFGDWDEKDPSTGEGFTDIFEKVREEKQSGADTVGTSHAYKDRYNQGDRYESSGCSCFSWFKK
- the LOC123123803 gene encoding RPM1-interacting protein 4 isoform X1, with the translated sequence MVKQQHQGVPKFGNWEDEGQGYTQYFENARMGKSPGRPVNQNDRNEGAAQAPSNDPPSVKASPLRPGSEPGLRKNRDERRATREDLRRHEAAARKTHAESPNHRYGDQTNYDGAARKASNERSPIHPRQQARLADKGGVSSPIADRRGSAPTTPGRSKMRPTGRGDETPERGSAVPKFGDWDEKDPSTGEGFTDIFEKVREEKQSGADTVGTSHAYKDRYNQGDRYESSGCSCFSWFKK
- the LOC123123803 gene encoding RPM1-interacting protein 4 isoform X3 produces the protein MQHQGVPKFGNWEDEGQGYTQYFENARMGKSPGRPVNQNDRNEGAAQAPSNDPPSVKASPLRPGSEPGLRKNRDERRATREDLRRHEAAARKTHAESPNHRYGDQTNYDGAARKASNERSPIHPRQQARLADKGGVSSPIADRRGSAPTTPGRSKMRPTGRGDETPERGSAVPKFGDWDEKDPSTGEGFTDIFEKVREEKQSGADTVGTSHAYKDRYNQGDRYESSGCSCFSWFKK
- the LOC123123802 gene encoding conserved oligomeric Golgi complex subunit 2 is translated as MADLAAAAPRAPAPPQPPPAAKDLFGETIEAHPPWFRPEAFLRAGFDPDAYVAELRSYVPLESLAAELRSHLAALRAELVGLINRDYADFVGLSARLKGVDAAAARMRAPLADLRDKVAAFRAAASAALAALRAGLEQRAAATQARELLELLLDTSHVVSKVEKLIKELPTAPSDSSDVEDRSVDKGYSGNDTTSPNVEAGTDVRETQSILLERIASEMNRLKFYISHAQNLPFIENMEKRVQGATKLLDGSLERCFVVGLEHRDAKVIYNCLRAYAAIDNTSSAEELFRTTVVSPLIQKIVPQNYAKAVSGVSSDDLEDDYEQIMQCVEKDCKFILEISSSANSGLHIFDFLANSILKEVHSAIMKGKPGACSPGKPKDFLRNYKASLKFLDFLEGYCPSKSAITKFRSEPAYTDFMRLWHVSVYFSLRFQEIAGGLDGALTATISPVGVNENQMKQKTLLLKQSIKLLESLQSCWSDDVLVFSHSDKFLRLSLQLISRYTTWLSSGLAARNASDGSTSSPADSEWALSVPVEDFIYVMHDVNAVIGELSESGDFVGRVNQLLASCPIEVLTLVKQSILQAVEPLKELLPSIMDVMIGVIVKRSNEDLKHLKGITATYRMTNKLPVRHSPYVSGILHPLKVFLEGDHVHYLSEDDKTKLRRGSTDKITATYYDMVSEVVNVARKTESSLQRLRQGQQKRIGGSTDASDNIISDTDKICMQLFLDIQEYARNLRTLGIDAREIESYRSLWQCVAPKDKQDSIQF